The following proteins come from a genomic window of Actinomycetota bacterium:
- a CDS encoding GYD domain-containing protein, with amino-acid sequence MPRYLWRGSYTTEGLKGLLEEGGTARKAAVEQLVEALNGKLEAFYYAFGEDDLYVVFEAPDNISAAAGALLSAASGAVRGATIVLLTPEEVDEAAKKSPTYRPPGA; translated from the coding sequence ATGCCTCGGTACCTGTGGCGGGGTTCGTACACGACCGAAGGTCTGAAGGGACTCCTCGAGGAAGGTGGAACCGCGCGCAAAGCTGCGGTCGAACAGCTCGTGGAGGCGTTGAACGGGAAGCTCGAGGCCTTCTACTACGCCTTCGGTGAGGACGACCTCTACGTCGTCTTCGAGGCCCCCGACAACATCTCTGCTGCGGCGGGAGCCCTTCTGTCGGCGGCGTCCGGCGCCGTGCGGGGCGCGACCATCGTCCTGCTGACCCCGGAAGAGGTCGACGAGGCCGCCAAGAAGTCTCCGACCTACAGGCCTCCAGGCGCCTGA
- a CDS encoding ribokinase has translation MGSVVVVGSINVDFVVVTQHLPRPGETVAGGRFARHWGGKGANQAVAAARYGADVHLLGAVGDDDLGEGAVAALAADGVSTQRVARLPDATTGVALVMVDREGDNQIAVASGANLRVEASDLDDLLEALPAPGVILTVFEVPDAAVVRTLQAGRSAGWQVMVNPAPGRQLADAFRGSGAIVTPNRGELGVIAGEGEPQAAARRLAQEVTGAPVVVTLGADGALVVAEDEVTTISPPDVVARDTTGAGDTFNGVFAAALAEQRPLLEAVRLGVGAAALSVEVEGARDGMLTGDQLRQRLSG, from the coding sequence ATGGGTAGCGTCGTCGTCGTCGGCTCGATCAACGTCGACTTCGTCGTGGTCACCCAACACCTTCCGCGGCCCGGTGAGACCGTCGCGGGCGGCCGCTTCGCGCGCCACTGGGGTGGCAAGGGCGCCAACCAGGCCGTGGCCGCGGCGCGCTACGGGGCGGACGTGCACCTGTTGGGAGCCGTCGGTGACGACGACCTCGGTGAGGGTGCCGTCGCGGCACTCGCCGCCGACGGGGTCTCGACGCAGCGGGTGGCCCGGCTCCCGGACGCCACCACCGGCGTCGCGCTGGTGATGGTGGACCGCGAGGGCGACAACCAGATCGCGGTCGCATCCGGCGCGAACCTGCGGGTCGAGGCCAGCGACCTCGACGACCTGCTGGAAGCGCTGCCCGCGCCCGGCGTGATCCTCACGGTGTTCGAGGTCCCCGATGCCGCCGTCGTGCGGACGCTGCAAGCGGGCCGATCCGCGGGCTGGCAGGTCATGGTCAACCCCGCTCCCGGCCGACAACTGGCGGACGCCTTCCGCGGGTCCGGGGCCATCGTGACCCCGAACCGCGGTGAGCTCGGAGTGATCGCCGGTGAAGGCGAACCGCAGGCCGCGGCGCGGCGACTGGCGCAGGAGGTGACGGGCGCCCCGGTCGTCGTGACGTTGGGCGCGGACGGGGCGCTGGTCGTGGCCGAGGACGAGGTCACGACGATCAGCCCACCCGATGTGGTGGCGCGCGACACGACCGGGGCGGGTGACACCTTCAACGGGGTGTTCGCCGCCGCCCTGGCTGAGCAGCGGCCACTGCTCGAGGCTGTCCGGCTCGGCGTCGGGGCGGCCGCCTTGTCCGTGGAGGTCGAGGGCGCGCGGGACGGCATGCTCACCGGCGACCAGCTACGGCAGCGCCTGAGCGGCTGA
- a CDS encoding nucleoside hydrolase, giving the protein MSRRPAIVLDCDPGQDDAMAILLAARHLDVVGITTVHGNQSLEKVTRNALKILTLAGLEHIPVHPGAARPFVGEARHAPEVHGETGLDGAQLPEPVIEPQPRHAVDFLREAAVEHEPLTLVATGPLTNVAAALQLEPALAGRLEQITLMGGAVTGGNVTPAAEFNIWADPEAARLVLHSGVPIRMAGLDLTHQAIVGPEQLDRLRATGTRVGEVCVDLLSFYSARSSARTGLAGAPLHDPCAVAWVIDPGLLEARRMHVDVELRGELTRGMTVCDTRPVADGAEGTRRQPVQAADTAEATSRLPDAGVGPGRYPPPNAEVGLRLDVARFFDLFVETVRSYG; this is encoded by the coding sequence ATGAGTCGACGGCCAGCCATCGTCCTCGACTGCGACCCTGGCCAGGACGACGCCATGGCGATCCTGCTGGCCGCCCGCCACCTCGATGTGGTCGGCATCACGACGGTGCACGGCAACCAGTCGTTGGAGAAGGTGACCCGCAACGCGCTGAAGATCCTCACGCTGGCGGGCCTGGAGCACATCCCGGTGCACCCGGGCGCGGCCCGTCCCTTCGTCGGCGAAGCCCGTCATGCACCCGAGGTCCATGGGGAGACGGGCCTGGACGGGGCCCAGTTACCTGAGCCGGTCATCGAACCTCAGCCGCGACACGCCGTCGACTTCCTCCGCGAGGCCGCCGTCGAGCATGAGCCGCTCACGCTCGTGGCGACCGGGCCGCTGACCAACGTCGCCGCCGCCCTGCAGCTCGAGCCGGCCCTCGCGGGGCGCCTGGAGCAGATCACCCTGATGGGCGGGGCGGTCACGGGCGGCAACGTGACCCCGGCCGCCGAGTTCAACATCTGGGCCGACCCGGAGGCGGCGCGGCTGGTTCTTCACAGCGGCGTCCCCATCCGGATGGCTGGGCTCGACCTCACCCACCAGGCCATCGTGGGGCCCGAACAACTCGACCGCCTGCGCGCCACGGGGACGCGGGTGGGCGAGGTCTGCGTCGACCTGCTGAGCTTCTACAGCGCCAGATCCAGCGCCCGGACGGGACTGGCAGGAGCACCCCTCCACGACCCGTGCGCGGTCGCCTGGGTGATCGACCCAGGCTTGCTCGAAGCCCGGCGGATGCACGTCGACGTGGAGCTGCGCGGTGAGCTGACGCGCGGCATGACCGTGTGCGACACGCGACCGGTTGCGGATGGGGCCGAGGGAACGCGTCGTCAGCCGGTTCAGGCCGCCGACACCGCCGAGGCGACCAGCAGGCTCCCCGATGCGGGGGTCGGGCCGGGGAGGTATCCGCCGCCGAACGCGGAGGTCGGCCTCCGACTCGACGTCGCCCGGTTCTTCGACCTGTTCGTCGAGACGGTGCGCAGCTATGGGTAG
- a CDS encoding 1,4-dihydroxy-2-naphthoyl-CoA synthase, whose product MAGGGWRSAHPARLPTLGRHRREEQVVVSEIFDAHAWDEIDGFAFTDITYHRARDVGAVRIAVDRPEVRNAFRPHTVDELYTALDHARQWSEVGCVLLTGNGPSPRDGGWAFCSGGDQRIRGRDGYRYAAGETADTVDTARTGRLHILEVQRLIRFMPKVVICLVAGWAAGGGHSLHVVCDLTIASHDARFKQTDLDVASVDGGFGSAYLARQVGQKFAREIFFLGDEYSAHDAHRMGMVNTVVPRGDLERVGLTWARKVCAKSPTATRMLKFALNLVDDGFVGQQLFAGEATRLLYMTEEAQEGRDAFLEKRPPDWSPFPYHY is encoded by the coding sequence ATGGCCGGTGGTGGCTGGCGGAGCGCGCACCCCGCGCGGCTCCCTACGCTCGGGCGTCACCGGCGGGAGGAGCAGGTGGTGGTCTCCGAGATCTTCGACGCCCACGCTTGGGACGAGATCGACGGCTTCGCGTTCACCGACATCACCTACCACCGAGCGCGCGACGTCGGCGCGGTCCGCATCGCTGTCGACCGGCCGGAGGTCCGCAACGCCTTCCGCCCGCACACGGTCGATGAGCTGTACACGGCGCTTGACCACGCCCGGCAGTGGTCGGAGGTGGGCTGCGTGCTGTTGACCGGGAACGGACCATCGCCGCGCGACGGCGGGTGGGCGTTCTGCTCCGGTGGTGACCAGCGCATCCGCGGACGGGACGGCTACCGCTATGCAGCAGGTGAGACCGCCGACACGGTCGACACCGCTCGGACCGGCCGCCTGCACATCCTGGAGGTGCAGCGCCTGATCCGGTTCATGCCCAAGGTCGTGATCTGCCTCGTTGCCGGCTGGGCGGCCGGCGGAGGCCACAGCCTCCACGTCGTGTGTGACCTCACGATCGCGAGCCACGACGCCCGCTTCAAACAGACCGACCTCGACGTCGCGAGCGTCGACGGCGGCTTCGGGTCCGCCTACCTGGCCCGCCAGGTCGGGCAGAAGTTCGCCCGCGAGATCTTCTTCCTCGGTGACGAGTACTCCGCGCACGACGCCCACCGCATGGGGATGGTCAACACCGTCGTACCGCGCGGCGACCTCGAGCGCGTCGGCCTCACCTGGGCCCGTAAGGTCTGTGCGAAGTCGCCGACCGCCACGCGGATGCTGAAGTTCGCGCTCAACCTCGTCGACGACGGCTTCGTCGGCCAGCAGCTGTTCGCCGGGGAAGCGACGCGGCTGCTGTACATGACCGAGGAGGCGCAGGAGGGGCGCGACGCGTTCCTCGAGAAGCGCCCGCCCGACTGGAGCCCGTTCCCCTACCACTACTGA
- a CDS encoding Rieske 2Fe-2S domain-containing protein, translating into MDAARPATMDAARPATTVDVGGVEELHANGHLVATAGRYRVLVVADAGRVVALDNRCPHMGFPLDRGTVADGTLTCHWHHARFDLASGCTFDPWADDALSFPVEVRDGRVLVGTEPLDRDWRAYRLRKLREGLQHNIRLVLAKSVIGLAEEGATDEAVRDAALFGVRNRDRGWSAGLSILTCMANVVPALDPADRACAAYHGVLRVARSTAAEPPSFDLEALATSDVSPQRLTDWFRRFIELRSASAAERTLKTAIRAGLPAATVAHMIFAACTDHRFLDVGHTLDFANKAFELLDHIGWEHAHEILPALVPALVGATRMEETAAWRHPVDVPALLEGVYEELDGLVEAPPQQREHWDGHRELAEVILDDAPAEILDAMRDLLRADVPLQELAAAVAYSAARRPVHFPTSNEHGDWDTVHHTFTYANAVDAAMARAPSPLLARGIFDAAMAVHLERFLNVPKRPIPQPSGVHRDAGDLLELFDTHGAVNEAGQVVADVVAAGRSQELIRVLGRALLREDAGFHDYQMFEAGVRQHHRFAGRPEAGHVLIGVARFLAAQWPTVRSTRQTYDIALRLHRGEAVHEGV; encoded by the coding sequence ATGGACGCTGCCAGGCCCGCCACCATGGACGCTGCCCGACCCGCCACCACGGTCGACGTCGGCGGCGTCGAGGAGCTGCACGCCAACGGCCACCTCGTGGCGACCGCCGGCCGCTACCGGGTCCTGGTCGTGGCCGACGCGGGACGGGTCGTCGCGCTCGACAACCGCTGCCCGCACATGGGATTCCCACTCGATCGAGGCACCGTCGCCGACGGGACCTTGACCTGCCACTGGCACCATGCACGCTTCGACCTGGCCAGCGGCTGCACGTTCGACCCGTGGGCCGACGATGCGCTGTCCTTCCCGGTTGAGGTCCGCGACGGGCGCGTCCTGGTGGGCACCGAACCACTGGATCGCGACTGGCGCGCGTACCGGCTGCGCAAGCTGCGCGAGGGACTCCAGCACAACATCCGCCTGGTGCTCGCCAAAAGCGTGATCGGTCTCGCCGAAGAGGGTGCGACCGACGAGGCCGTCCGCGACGCGGCCCTGTTCGGCGTCCGCAACCGCGACCGGGGGTGGAGTGCGGGCCTGTCGATCCTGACCTGCATGGCCAACGTGGTGCCGGCTCTGGACCCCGCGGATCGGGCCTGCGCCGCCTACCACGGTGTGCTGCGGGTCGCCCGCAGCACCGCTGCAGAGCCACCCAGCTTCGACCTGGAGGCGCTCGCGACCAGCGACGTGAGCCCGCAACGCCTCACCGACTGGTTCCGCCGGTTCATCGAGCTGCGCTCGGCCAGCGCCGCGGAGCGGACGCTGAAGACCGCGATCCGTGCCGGACTGCCTGCGGCCACGGTCGCGCACATGATCTTCGCTGCCTGCACCGATCACCGCTTCCTCGATGTCGGCCACACCCTCGACTTCGCCAACAAGGCTTTCGAGCTGCTGGACCACATCGGGTGGGAGCACGCCCACGAGATCCTGCCTGCGCTGGTCCCGGCCCTGGTCGGGGCGACCCGCATGGAGGAGACCGCCGCGTGGCGTCACCCGGTTGACGTCCCCGCACTTCTGGAGGGTGTGTACGAGGAGCTCGACGGGCTCGTCGAGGCGCCACCGCAGCAGCGTGAGCACTGGGACGGTCACCGTGAGCTGGCGGAGGTCATCCTCGATGATGCACCCGCCGAGATCCTCGACGCCATGCGGGACCTGCTGCGCGCTGACGTTCCGCTCCAGGAGCTGGCCGCCGCCGTGGCCTACTCGGCTGCACGCAGGCCGGTGCACTTCCCGACCTCCAACGAACACGGGGACTGGGACACCGTCCACCACACGTTCACCTACGCCAACGCCGTCGACGCGGCCATGGCCCGGGCACCGTCCCCGCTCCTGGCCCGGGGGATCTTCGACGCAGCGATGGCGGTGCACCTCGAACGGTTCCTCAACGTCCCCAAGCGGCCGATCCCCCAGCCGTCGGGCGTCCACCGCGACGCGGGCGACCTGCTCGAGCTGTTCGACACACACGGTGCGGTCAACGAGGCCGGGCAGGTGGTCGCGGACGTGGTGGCGGCCGGCCGTTCCCAGGAGCTGATCCGTGTGCTGGGGCGCGCGCTGCTCCGCGAAGACGCCGGCTTCCACGACTACCAGATGTTCGAGGCCGGCGTGCGCCAGCACCACCGGTTCGCGGGCCGCCCCGAGGCCGGACACGTCCTGATCGGCGTGGCCCGGTTCCTCGCGGCGCAGTGGCCGACGGTGCGCTCGACCAGGCAGACCTACGACATCGCGCTGCGGCTGCACCGCGGGGAGGCCGTCCACGAGGGGGTCTGA
- a CDS encoding HAD-IA family hydrolase: MSSDNDLAAVVFDVDGTLVESERHGHRVAFNSAFDELDMPDRWDEETYGRLLEVSGGERRLRHYLEEQGHADDHAAELASQLHEIKTRRFRELADGGEIPERPGATRLLDELADAGIPVAVATTGTRAWVEPLLDKLFGLERFAVIRTGTEVEDRKPDPKVFVETVSALDVPPERSVAVEDSENGVVAARAAGLPCVVIVNDYTREQDFEGAALVVDRFGAPGRCEVLAGPQDLLEDGAVTLRTLRAVAASHGNR, encoded by the coding sequence ATGAGTTCCGACAACGACCTTGCTGCCGTGGTCTTCGACGTGGACGGCACGCTCGTCGAGAGCGAGCGTCACGGCCACCGCGTGGCGTTCAACAGTGCGTTCGACGAGCTCGACATGCCCGACCGGTGGGACGAGGAGACCTACGGGCGGTTGCTGGAGGTGTCGGGTGGCGAACGGCGGCTACGCCACTACCTGGAGGAACAGGGCCACGCGGACGACCACGCCGCCGAGCTCGCCAGCCAGCTGCACGAGATCAAGACGCGCCGGTTCCGCGAGCTGGCCGACGGCGGTGAGATCCCCGAGCGCCCGGGCGCGACCCGCCTGTTGGACGAGCTCGCCGATGCGGGGATCCCGGTCGCCGTGGCCACCACCGGGACACGAGCGTGGGTGGAGCCGTTGCTGGACAAGCTGTTCGGTCTGGAACGCTTCGCGGTGATCCGGACCGGTACGGAGGTCGAGGACCGCAAGCCGGACCCGAAGGTCTTCGTCGAGACGGTCTCGGCGCTGGATGTGCCGCCGGAGCGCAGCGTGGCGGTGGAGGACTCCGAGAACGGGGTCGTCGCGGCCCGCGCTGCTGGCTTGCCCTGCGTGGTGATCGTCAACGACTACACCCGGGAGCAGGACTTCGAGGGCGCCGCACTCGTCGTCGACCGCTTCGGCGCACCGGGGCGGTGCGAGGTCCTGGCGGGACCGCAGGACCTCCTGGAAGACGGAGCCGTGACGCTGCGCACGCTGCGGGCGGTGGCCGCGAGCCACGGCAACCGGTGA
- a CDS encoding NAD(P)-dependent oxidoreductase, which produces MTTTPRDDRRALVTGGTGFLGSHLVAELLARGWRVRTCGRRTRPPGVPSAAEYVCAELGSDAPLDRVVRDVTHVFHLAGLSSSIATEEEMRRTNVDGTRQLLDAAAGEDVERVVHVSTSSVYGSSVQLPLPVPEDADKHPSPGYGQSKWEAEKIAFAIAEDRGLPVAVLRPTTVYGPGAVKLLASTILDAAVERFAGLDTFAVDSDEIELRMVHVDDLVGACLHLAEHPTAATGAYNLSGSYPTNHQVGEVIAEELGMKLDGTDDPERGLAYEKRAAVRERMLERGMVDGIMLKEKRVRFLKKSNPNNRLSLEALAATGFEPHVTDVPGSVASTVRWYRDVRWII; this is translated from the coding sequence GTGACGACGACCCCCCGAGACGACCGGAGGGCGCTGGTGACGGGTGGTACCGGCTTCCTCGGTAGCCACCTGGTCGCCGAGCTGCTGGCGCGCGGATGGCGCGTGCGGACCTGCGGTCGGCGAACCAGGCCCCCGGGCGTGCCGAGCGCGGCTGAGTACGTCTGCGCGGAACTCGGCAGTGACGCCCCGCTGGACCGGGTGGTCCGCGACGTCACGCACGTGTTCCACCTGGCCGGGCTGTCCAGCTCGATTGCGACCGAGGAGGAGATGCGCCGCACCAACGTGGACGGCACGCGCCAGCTGCTGGACGCCGCTGCGGGGGAGGACGTCGAGCGGGTGGTGCACGTGAGTACCTCGTCGGTGTACGGAAGCAGTGTTCAGCTGCCTCTGCCTGTCCCCGAGGATGCCGACAAGCACCCCAGCCCCGGGTACGGCCAGAGCAAGTGGGAGGCCGAGAAGATCGCGTTCGCGATCGCCGAGGATCGGGGGCTGCCGGTCGCGGTGTTGCGCCCCACCACCGTGTACGGGCCCGGTGCGGTGAAGCTCCTGGCCAGCACCATCCTCGACGCGGCTGTTGAACGTTTCGCCGGGCTGGACACGTTCGCGGTCGACAGCGACGAGATCGAGCTGCGCATGGTCCACGTCGACGACCTGGTCGGCGCCTGCCTGCACCTCGCCGAGCACCCGACGGCAGCAACCGGGGCCTACAACCTGTCCGGCAGCTACCCGACCAACCACCAGGTCGGTGAGGTGATCGCCGAGGAGCTGGGGATGAAGCTGGACGGGACCGACGATCCCGAACGGGGGCTGGCCTACGAGAAGCGCGCCGCGGTGCGCGAGCGCATGCTGGAGCGCGGCATGGTCGACGGGATCATGCTCAAGGAGAAGCGGGTCCGTTTCCTGAAGAAGTCGAACCCCAACAACCGGTTGAGCCTGGAAGCGCTGGCGGCCACCGGGTTCGAGCCGCACGTGACCGACGTCCCCGGGTCGGTCGCCTCCACCGTCCGCTGGTACCGCGACGTGCGCTGGATCATCTGA
- a CDS encoding cation:proton antiporter, with protein sequence MLWVQFVVLLTVARGLGYLMRLLDQPAVVGELGAGLVLGPSILGRLAPDVAAWLFPASELQSGLILALAWFGAILLLVTTGFETDLGLVRRLARTAALVPIGSLVLPLAVGVAAGAVMPVAFFGERADRTVFAAFMGLALSMSALPVVARILKDMGLLRRDVGQVTIFAAMADDIVGWLALGVLTGAVVGRGFAPGALATTVVVLLVFVAFLFTLGQRLTDAALRLSLRLTDGIAGALTVTVLVVLAAAAITQAAGVEAVVGAFLAGIVLGRSRYRKAEVLQAVELMSTAVFAPLFFATAGLYVDLGTLGEPVTAVWTAVVFVIATGSKLVGTYLGARAGGAAPMAGAAMGIALNARGALGIILATVALSIGVFNQRSYTVTVLMALVTSMMVPPLLRRMLNRISTGPEEAQRLQREALLSESVVAGVDSALLPTRGGRNSELAARVLDLVLKPDASVTVMTVDTGVVTAGPASDAAARIARQLAGRPIERRRRPAVDAGAAILKEAGFAYGLVAVGATEDLRTTHRLSPVIHAILAGSPVPVLLVRAGRGGARLGRLLVPATGTRIGRGAEEVAYTLAARTGAEVDVVHVISRADRMALAAWQGQPAFQLERDGLLARSLELAATFGRSATGFTRLGAATAETLLTTAAERGVDTIVLGASARALEDQAFLGHGTEYLLEHADQTLIVVVFPETW encoded by the coding sequence GTGCTGTGGGTTCAGTTCGTCGTCCTGCTGACCGTCGCACGGGGACTCGGCTACCTCATGCGGCTCCTGGACCAGCCGGCCGTGGTCGGCGAGCTCGGGGCGGGTCTGGTGTTGGGCCCGTCCATCCTCGGGCGCCTCGCCCCGGATGTCGCCGCGTGGCTGTTCCCGGCCAGTGAACTCCAGAGCGGGCTGATCCTGGCGCTGGCCTGGTTCGGAGCGATCCTGCTGCTGGTCACCACCGGCTTCGAGACCGACCTGGGACTGGTCCGCCGGCTGGCCCGCACGGCCGCGTTGGTCCCGATCGGCAGCCTCGTCCTGCCGCTGGCTGTCGGGGTCGCGGCCGGCGCGGTCATGCCCGTGGCGTTCTTCGGGGAGCGTGCCGACCGGACCGTGTTCGCAGCGTTCATGGGACTGGCGCTGTCGATGTCGGCGCTCCCGGTCGTCGCCCGGATCCTGAAGGACATGGGACTGCTCCGTCGCGACGTGGGGCAGGTGACCATCTTCGCGGCCATGGCCGACGACATCGTCGGATGGCTCGCACTCGGTGTGCTGACCGGGGCCGTGGTCGGACGCGGCTTCGCTCCCGGCGCGCTGGCCACGACGGTCGTGGTCCTGCTGGTCTTCGTGGCGTTCCTGTTCACGCTCGGGCAGCGGCTCACCGACGCGGCGCTCCGCTTGTCGCTGCGACTCACCGACGGCATCGCCGGAGCCCTGACCGTGACCGTGCTGGTGGTGCTGGCCGCGGCGGCGATCACGCAGGCGGCCGGCGTCGAAGCGGTGGTCGGCGCGTTCCTCGCCGGCATCGTCCTGGGCCGCTCACGCTACCGCAAGGCGGAGGTGCTCCAGGCGGTGGAGCTGATGAGCACCGCCGTGTTCGCCCCGCTGTTCTTCGCCACCGCCGGGCTGTACGTCGACCTCGGCACGTTGGGGGAACCGGTCACCGCGGTGTGGACCGCCGTGGTCTTCGTCATCGCGACCGGGTCGAAGCTGGTCGGCACCTACCTCGGCGCCCGTGCCGGGGGCGCCGCCCCCATGGCTGGCGCGGCGATGGGGATCGCGCTCAACGCCCGGGGGGCGCTGGGGATCATCCTGGCGACGGTGGCGCTCAGCATCGGGGTGTTCAACCAGCGCAGCTACACCGTCACGGTGCTGATGGCGCTGGTCACGTCGATGATGGTCCCGCCCCTGCTGCGGCGGATGCTCAACCGGATCTCGACCGGACCTGAGGAAGCGCAACGCCTGCAGCGCGAGGCGTTGCTGAGCGAGAGCGTCGTGGCGGGCGTCGACAGCGCACTGCTTCCCACCCGCGGCGGCCGCAACTCCGAGCTCGCCGCCCGGGTCCTGGACCTGGTCTTGAAGCCGGATGCGTCGGTCACAGTCATGACCGTGGACACCGGCGTGGTCACGGCGGGGCCGGCCTCGGACGCGGCCGCTCGGATCGCCCGGCAACTGGCGGGGCGGCCGATCGAACGCCGCCGCCGGCCCGCGGTCGACGCGGGCGCTGCGATCCTGAAGGAGGCCGGGTTCGCCTACGGCCTGGTCGCGGTCGGTGCCACCGAAGACCTGCGGACCACCCACCGTCTGTCGCCGGTGATCCACGCGATCCTCGCCGGAAGTCCGGTCCCGGTCTTGCTGGTCCGGGCCGGTCGCGGAGGCGCCCGGTTGGGGCGCCTGTTGGTGCCCGCCACCGGGACCCGGATCGGTCGTGGGGCCGAGGAGGTCGCCTACACCCTGGCCGCCCGCACCGGTGCCGAGGTGGACGTCGTGCACGTGATCAGCCGAGCCGACCGGATGGCACTGGCGGCGTGGCAAGGGCAGCCAGCCTTCCAGCTCGAACGGGACGGGTTGCTGGCCCGATCGCTGGAGCTGGCGGCCACGTTCGGGCGGTCGGCGACCGGCTTCACACGGTTGGGTGCAGCCACCGCCGAGACGCTCCTGACCACGGCGGCCGAGCGGGGCGTCGACACGATCGTCCTGGGGGCCAGCGCCCGGGCGCTGGAGGACCAGGCTTTCCTCGGACACGGCACCGAGTACCTGCTCGAGCACGCCGATCAGACCCTGATCGTGGTGGTGTTCCCCGAGACGTGGTAG
- a CDS encoding response regulator transcription factor: protein MTISVVLAEDSYLVREGVRLLMEQQPDLELVEACEDLDSLMTAVAEHQPDVVLTDIRMPPTGTDEGIRAAEELRTSHPDVGVVVLSQYAEPSYALALFERGSAGRAYLLKERVSDVEQLLHAVREVASGGSVIDPKVVEELVAARTRSGGRLLERLTPREKEVLAEIAQGKNNAAIAASLFLTERAVEKHINSIFSKLGLTEEPNTHRRVRAVLLFLAEHQR, encoded by the coding sequence ATGACGATCAGTGTCGTCCTCGCCGAGGACAGCTACTTGGTCCGTGAGGGCGTCCGCCTGCTCATGGAGCAGCAACCCGACCTCGAGCTCGTGGAGGCCTGCGAGGACCTCGACTCGCTCATGACCGCCGTCGCCGAACACCAGCCCGACGTCGTCCTGACCGACATCCGCATGCCGCCGACGGGGACCGACGAGGGCATCCGCGCCGCCGAGGAGCTGCGCACCTCGCACCCCGACGTGGGGGTCGTGGTGTTGAGCCAGTACGCCGAGCCCAGCTACGCCCTGGCACTGTTCGAGCGCGGTTCGGCGGGGCGCGCCTACCTGCTCAAGGAGCGCGTCTCGGACGTCGAGCAGCTCCTCCACGCCGTCCGTGAGGTGGCGTCCGGCGGGTCGGTGATCGACCCCAAGGTCGTCGAGGAGCTCGTGGCGGCTCGCACCCGCAGCGGCGGCAGGCTCCTGGAGCGGCTCACCCCCCGTGAGAAGGAGGTCCTGGCCGAGATCGCGCAGGGCAAGAACAACGCCGCGATCGCCGCGTCGCTGTTCCTGACCGAGCGTGCGGTCGAGAAGCACATCAACTCGATCTTCTCCAAGCTGGGCCTGACCGAGGAGCCCAACACCCACCGGCGCGTCCGGGCGGTGCTCCTGTTCCTCGCCGAGCATCAGCGCTGA
- a CDS encoding response regulator transcription factor, which translates to MGEPTVRVLIVDDQEPFRQAARMVVELTDGFEVVGEAETGEDSVALAGELAPDLVLMDVNLPGIDGLEATRRILALQGGTRVLMLSTYEPQEYAPRAVEAGAIAYIPKSTFGPDTLTEAWEAATAA; encoded by the coding sequence ATGGGAGAGCCGACCGTGCGCGTACTGATCGTCGATGACCAGGAGCCGTTCCGCCAGGCGGCACGGATGGTCGTCGAGCTGACCGACGGGTTCGAGGTCGTGGGCGAGGCCGAGACCGGCGAGGATTCGGTCGCCCTGGCCGGTGAGCTCGCCCCGGACCTCGTCCTCATGGACGTCAACCTCCCCGGGATCGACGGGTTGGAAGCCACCCGACGCATCCTCGCCCTGCAGGGCGGAACACGGGTCCTGATGCTGTCGACGTACGAGCCCCAGGAGTACGCGCCACGGGCCGTGGAGGCCGGGGCGATCGCCTACATCCCCAAATCCACGTTCGGTCCGGACACGCTCACCGAGGCATGGGAGGCTGCGACCGCGGCGTGA